From Oncorhynchus tshawytscha isolate Ot180627B linkage group LG11, Otsh_v2.0, whole genome shotgun sequence, the proteins below share one genomic window:
- the LOC121847805 gene encoding zinc finger protein 214-like — MPNAVLKSETDKETLTVTHRLLHTGSDHGSDSERLGPLGCPPAPGLEYFPVFHQSQVHSRGDGDTLDTGGDDPSCSYSTEMDSGNMLLSLETQTDLSSGDWNRYRSSSVYSDGCLDKKREVIVVDEGDGDVPLTWNADQTQLGEGHSQGRDFIDYKESVETNPDVATHSPLHAFRDRDTMSTSMGSSDSHRRVLFDQLLNSKDQRAMAQEGGATSGSSKEKRFLCMFCNKGFSCLQKVEIHQRVHTGVKPFSCTQCHMSFAQAGNLKIHQRVHTGVKPFSCTQCHMHFSHSSSLKRHQRIHAGEKSFSCPPV, encoded by the coding sequence aTGCCGAACGCCGtcctcaagtcagagacagacaaGGAGACTTTAACTGTAACACACAGGCTCTTACATACAGGATCTGACCACGGATCAGACTCAGAGAGGCTGGGGCCACTGGGCTGTCCTCCTGCTCCCGGCCTAGAGTACTTTCCGGTATTTCATCAGAGCCAGGTTCATTCCCGTGGTGATGGTGACACGTTAGACACTGGTGGTGATGATCCGTCTTGTTCTTACTCTACAGAGATGGACTCTGGCAACATGCTCTTGTCTTTAGAGACACAGACTGATCTGTCTAGTGGGGACTGGAACCGGTATAGGagtagtagtgtatactctgaTGGGTGCCTAGATAAGAAAAGGGAGGTTATAGTCGTAGATGAAGGGGATGGAGATGTTCCTCTGACATGGAATGCAGACCAGACTCAATTAGGAGAAGGACACTCACAAGGCAGAGATTTCATAGATTATAAGGAAAGCGTAGAGACTAATCCAGATGTCGCCACCCACTCCCCTTTACACGCGTTCAGGGATCGCGACACAATGTCCACATCAATGGGGTCTTCGGATTCCCACAGACGCGTCCTTTTCGATCAGCTATTGAATTCAAAAGACCAAAGGGCCATGGCTCAGGAAGGGGGAGCAACATCAGGCAGtagtaaagagaaacggttcctctgcatgttctgtaacaaaggcttcagctgccTCCAGAAGGTGGAaatccaccagagggtccacacaggggtaaaacccttcagctgtacccagtgtcacatgaGCTTTGCCCAGGCTGGCAACCTAAAGATCCatcagagggtccacacaggggtgaaacccttcagctgtacccagtgtcatatGCACTTCTCTCATTCGTCcagcctgaagaggcaccagaggatCCATGCAGGAGAGAAATCCTTCAGCTGCCCCCCAGTGTGA